TTTCGGTGGAGGATTAACCATTAAAccaacaaatcaaatcaaaagatgtctcacaaaaagaatattaaattttcaacatattaataaatatctcatacattgcatgggtatttttaaattgaaatgaaaatttaaattataaaacatattcaatttaaaTAAGTACAAGTAATTTAGTTTTAGAggaaaatatgtaaattaaaaaatttaaaagattaattacAAAGCATAATTAACTGCTTGATATTTGATAggagaaagaaaattttaataaaacaacaaaggtaattaaaatatgaggtggatttttttaatgtaaaatgaaattataaataattagtgataaaaaaaacatcaaaagaaatattaaataatagtgaaaaaaaaaacctatcataagaaaaagaattacaataaggtatcctctcttttttttgacaaatacAATATGATATCCTCTTGTTTATAAATGGTGACccagattattatttttttaaaaaagaggtGACCCaggtttataaattataaagattatGTGTATGTATTATGAATGTGTGTGTATGTCTTTCTCTTTATTAACCAACttttttcttgataaaaaaagttTGAACTTATTGGATAAGTTATCCAAacttacacacacacaaaaaaagtaATCAAAACTTTCCACCACCAGACTAATCTTAGTTGTCTTCTAAATGAACTGACTTATTCAGTGTATAGTTGTTTCACCAATAATTTAACTATAAAGTTAATTAATGTTAACCAAATAAATGTTGGGCTCAAATTAGACTCGTTATGTCATCCAATCTTAATTAATACTTTTTGCGTGATGGGGTAATTTGGATGAAGCTATAGGTGGGGCTAGTGCAGTGACTTCCATGATTAAAGAACACAAGCAAACAAAAGTAGATAAATTTAACCTTAGAAGGAGCCTTCCTACTCACTAGTTTTGACAGATAAATTTACACTTGATAAATGGAAAGGACCCTTGATAAAAGGAAAGGACCCTTTACTTGTGgacaaaattaatgaataagCAAAGCACTACATTTGCTTTCACACAATCTCCTCTCTGTTTTCCAATATTCGTTACCCTCCCTCAATTAGGATGTTCCACTAATTAAATTAGGTTGCCTAATAAGCTTGTTTGTTAAATAGATAATAGAttcccaaattaaaaaaaaaaaaaggcaataaAACTTACTCGCTCCCGCCGCTCTTTTTAAGTCCTTAGAGTTTAGACATATGATAATCATGGCGGCaatcaatcaaatatatatatatatatatatatatatatatatatatatatcattttagaCCTTTCTATCGATATAGTACTTTTGGATCGAAAGAGCCAccgaaatttttttaaaaaagaaacgaaGAATGAACACTTTGGGTTTCCAATGGAACGATAAGATTACCACATCTGAATATCGCCTCTCAAAGCATATGCTTATATCATTGGCTTTAGTGAGAAATTCTTGGTTGAACATAAACCCACTACTTCGTCCTTAcatataatcaataaaaaatttacaactaataaataacatattttaaatccaacctgtaaaaaaaacaactaacatttaaaacaaaaaatgaaaacccatatttatttattttaaatgtcaaattttattagacaaaattcaaaaatattatagtGTTGATCTATAAAATTGGAGACACGTGTGACATTATTAACATTTCATTAATACTTATAATTTCTCTTTACTTCTTTTGAAAACATTAGATTATGTTAACTATCATACTTgtatatttctctctttttattttcctaagTATCATCtaacataataattttcttataattgtattataaattttagggaggctatattattattttcataataatttaggtacattttgaaaaaaattggggGGCCGTGGCCCCTACAGGACCCCCTCCCTCCGCCCCTGATTACTTGGAATAtgagaaattcaatttaaatctttttgttGCTCTTATGAAAgctataaaaatgaaaaggatcCATTGAAAGAAGTCAAGTTCAAAAATTTATATGTAAGGAGTAGTTGCCAAACTATTATTagatttaaagtaaaaaatgaacaatgacAAGTTATTCATCATGTGAAAGAGCATAATCATTATCTTACACACCCACCTGAGATATACTTGTTACATTATGCTAAAAAAATCACGAAGGATGAGGTAAATTGTATTAATGATATGCTTAATTCAAGCATAAAGTATAATTGATACTTTCAACTACATGTCACAATGTCACAATGTTGAATTCACACCGAGAGATTCTTACAATAATGTGAACAAGGCAAAAATTGATGATGATTAAAGTTAGAGATGCTTAGAGTCTAATAAATCTTTTCaagtttaagtaaaaaaaaaaaaagattgtgtTTTCTACATAGAACAAGcagacaattatattttttattatttatgtcaaAACCTTAAACatcatataatttgaaaaaaaaaaagtattatccATTAATTTAGTAACAAAGGTTATTAAATTAGAAAGTTATAATCTCTTTGTGTGAGTTCGACTTTCCAAGAACCTCTTACTCCTTGTAAAATGTAGTTGAAAGTGTTAATTACACTTATGACTAAATTAACCTTATTATATTTGTCTTATACTTTGTGATCTTTTGAACAAAACGTAACAAGTGTTTCTTATGTGAAAGTGCAAAATAATGATTATGTTTTATCATATGATAAATGACCTACCATTGTTCATTTACCACTTTAAATCTAATCATTGTTTGACAACTACGATTTACATCTAACTTTTTTaactagattttttttcaatgagTCCTTTTCATCTTCAGCCTTCACAAGAGCAACAAAATCAAATCTTTTAATTGAATCTCTCATGTTCTAGGTTAATACCCATgacaacaaaaggaaaaaaataactatGATACATTTAATAAACAATGGGGCctagctagtttttttttagaagcaaagtgtgtgtgtgtgtgtgaaactGCTATATACCCAATTAATTACTTTgccaaaaacaaattaagaaagaaCAACTAAACTATCAAAGTTATAGGCATATAATAATGTAGCAATAATGCACACTCATCACTCAGAAGGTGAACAAGCCTGAACATAATATTAGAAACTTAacttttaataagaaaaaaaaatagagagaaagaaataaatgaaccATTACtgtacaaaaggaaaaaaaatgtaattttacagtCATAGCATAATACAAACATGTTTAGGGTTTAGTCTAACAAGATACTACAAAGAATTTTAAACTTAAGGCATAAAAactacaaatttaaattaaggatcaaaattttattttagccaatattttatttgatcaatataaataaaattttataataaaaaaagaagttgaaTTAAAACTTATTCCCGTATCTAAACATACTGCTTAACAATAGAACTAGCcgaattacaatttttttaacaatggaCATAATAACAAGCACAGCAGTGGTCGATGCTAACCTGATAGAGTGAAGCTAAATAAGAGGGACAAAGAGGAGAGGACCGGTCCAGGCTAATTGGGCTTAAGACCAACGAAAACAGATTGGAAATTTAATGTGTGGACAATCACTTTTTGCACCTGTAAAATTGCTAACTGCACCCCattccaaaatttaatttgcaTTCCAGATTTCTGTAATGTAAAAATTTGCATTTCGGATTAAGCGCTGGAAGTAATtgcctttgtcaatgattttattataaaatatttatttaatttatttccaaaATTATCCTTTCAAACACTCTCACTCTACACTGTACCACACATCCTTCCACGACGTTGACACCGGTGAGACAAAGGATCTCTGGCGAAACGAGGCTTTGGCTCTGTGTCGCGGCAGCCATAGCATTCATCCTCCAATGGCGCGGGGATATCACCAATCTCGCGACCCTTTTTTCCCTTCGCAGATCCCATTCTGTTTGTCTTTTGCCTGTGACCCTGAGGACTTCAAATTGACATCTTCATGCTTACATTTCTATTGTTTAACGGTTTACATGATGTTCACAGTTTAATTCTGAATTTTGGTGACTAGCATCTCTTACTGAGTGGAGCAAGTGGCAACATTGTTATAAAGGTTGTTCCCTCTGCTATGTATTATTAGGTTTGATGTAAAAAGCTGATAAACAAAGTTATCTTTGGAACTTCTACTAACAGAAGCTCTATGTTTAATGTTTGAAGAATCACAAAATGATTTGCTGTCgaatattactttaattttctCAATTGTTACAAATATCAACAAGTCTTCATATTCTTCTCTGAAAGTGAAAGGCTATATCCATTGGTCATATTAAGAACCCGAACCAGCTAACTCCAATTCAACAACACTTTTTTTGAATGACTATGTACAACTTTCAGGACTTTGAAATCATCTTGCTCAACACTGCTGTCctaaaaaagacaaatacaGCAACACTAGTTAAAAAATTGAAGCAAACGATATAGTAAAATAATTTCCAGTACCATAAAATATACACGGATTAAGAATCCTGTCCGTACCAACatcttgatttttgaatgaGCAGAACATTGGCTTGATGAATCAAGTTACACTAAACCATAAAAGGAGGAGGAAATAAGGATTTGTTCAACAAGACATTAGTCACAGATCAATGTTCATAATCAAAACATTTTGCTATAACAATAACCACAGACCAATGTTCCTAATCAATTTTCCCATACTCTTACAACAAAATAATTTGGTAGCTTCGTGATGAGGAAGCACCGGTTCCTGTTCCTGATCAATTCCCTTTAAGCAAAAGGTCATCGTCACAACAACCATAAAGTCGTGCAAACCACACTGATCAACTTTCTACATTCtattacaattttaaattgaaaaagaaaaatcaattgaACGTTGTGCTGCCAAGATTGACGCAATTAGAATGATGAAAGGGTTGCGGTTCGCCCGGTGTCGACATCGCAATTGACTTGGTCGTCTTGTACGAGTCCCCAAATACGTGCGTGAGAATGTGTGGGGAAGGGCTATTTCGGAAAGACattaaattgcaaaatgttaatttaaattaatgttttaatgtaatttcaATGACAGATGTCAAATTTTTAGTGGGTCTCGGGATTTTTCCGTCTCCTGGTTTTGGCCCCTATAGCATTTCTcgtgtataaattaaatatatccaAACCCAAGTATACGTAATTGTATTGTAGAAATGTAAACCGCACAATTATATTGACCACTGCgttgaaatagaaaataaaaataaataaatagtattaTCTTACTATTAAATCTTATCGGCCACGAAAATTAGGAAAGAGTATTGAAAAATTGGGGTTAAGGAAAAGGTGAAGGGTGAAGAGCTGTTTATCTCTCGAGTGCTGAAAAAAAGGTGCCATTGTCCATTTCTCGATCCGTAAATTTTGCTGTGCGTTTTCGTTATTTTCGCATGTTCTGCACCGATCTTTTGTTTCGCATGAATATAATAAGCTCCTGATATTATTCGGAACTTTCTTCTTCGTTTTTCTTTTCTCGAACAATTTCGGAATTTCTGGTCTGAGTTTTTCTCGTTTCCCCAAATATTAGGGTTCCTTCAACGCTCTTTTCGAGATGTTGATCGCTGACTGAAACAAATCAATTGCatgataattaaattgattgataatAATGGAATTGTCTTTATTGATGTTGATCCCGTGGATTCAAACCAGTTCCGTACACTTTGGTTTGAAGAGAAACAacgacaataataataataataatttcacgGTTATGAGTGAATAGTCCTGATGAAATAAGCCGAATCACTCGTAATTTAATTTAGTGCTGAAAATGATTTTGTAAGGATTCAAAATAGTTGATggagtaataatattaatattttgatcCAAAAAGAATGGAGCCATGTCACACACTTGCGGTCTTCTAGATATGAATAATTGTTGCTTCCTTTGCAAATCACTATTAATCTATTATTCGCGttcttttgctttttatatatttggctGCAACTGAAGCAAATGTGGTTTTGTTGGAATGATGGAGATTTAATATTATGGTTTAGTGAAGCTTTGAATTTGGCTTGGGGAGAGGAGGGGGGAGAAGTTTGTTTAGAACTTTGCTAAAAGAAGGGAAGACTTTGAATTTAGGGTGAAAGAAGAGTAAAGGCTTTTAAACAAGTGAAGGCTTGATTTTGGGGTGGAAGAAGAATCGAAGGAATTTGGGTGGGGGTGCGGGACTTTGAAAGAACTTACAGAAGTGAAGGCATTGGAATTCCTTAGTTTTATACTGGGGTTAGCGCCGCTACACTAGTGCCCATTCTCAATTACCGAAACAACAGGAGTGGCAGCACTAGTTCAATCTCCAAAGCCCTCTTGCCAGCTTCAATCGGTGGCGCCATACCATCTCCAATTTTGGTGTTTCGGGTTTATGAATTCTATGGTAGTTAATAGGAAGAATCAGAATGGGTTTTGCTGTTTTGATTGAGTGAATATTTAGTGATGCCTTCCAAAAGAAATCAGATCTAGGCAGGTGTAGAGAATCAAAGACAGACATAAAACTgtgaagaaaataaagttaGACTGCGCACGTGGGACTCTGTAAGCATCCACCCAAGGCTTGATTATGTTTCGCAATTTCTTTGCTACCCCTTCTGCCTGAATTAGCTATTATAGTTCCTTTGCCTTTATAGCCTCAATGGAAGAAGAGGACTTTGAATGCTGCCTGAAAGCATTGAAAGGAATTAGGGTTATTGCTGCGGGTGATCTCATTCAGCCTCCTAGATGCTGTCTTCCCTACTTTTGACCAGAGTTTCTCAGTTGTTGGATATTCCAAGTACTCCTCCAAGTCAAGGACCACTTGGAATGCTTGCTCTAAAAGTCTATCCTTGCTTGATGCAATGATCTCTTTGGGTCTCTATTGTATATCTTCAACACCTGTCTACCAAACTTTAACTAAACCTAGGTTACATCCATGCTAATCGTTAGTCTtgtcaaactactcaaaatACACCATGGAATGTAGAACCCATCTTCACCACCTTAATAATGTCACCAGTTTTATGGATGTCTAAACTATTCAATTAGACAGCATCATCGTCATTTGTTGCTATCTTAGCCTTACCAACTCTCGTTTCTTGTTTCCTTTATACTTTCTCACCATTATTTGCTTCGTTATTGGTGTTACTGTGGCTGACCTAATTGCCCTTATTTGTAGTTTTATTTTTGCTGCATATATCGTTGTTACATGACTGTTCAATGTGTTGGGGTTGATCGTACTAGTGGAATGGccctgaaaatattttctgaacACTGGATTTACAACATGTTGCTGCTGCTGTAATAATTTTTCTGTggctcttcaaatattaaaaaaaaagggtgaTATGGAAGTGCCCATATGCCATTCAATGCTGCTAGTCCATTTTTTTAGTGTTTCGGTTAAATTACTGATTAGTTTGctaatttttaatgattttcctTTAGTATATGAATTCATTTTAGTAGTTATTTACGATATGGTTGCTGTGTGTGTGAGAGTGAGAGATATCCAAAACTGGTATGCTCCAGCAATGCACACGTACATGAAATGCACGCAATAATTTCAATCCCCTTATTActgacatgaaaaaaaaaaggaataatgatgataatgatagtaATTGAGTGGAAAGAAATGAAGCACACACAATTATGTCGGAAACATCGATATCTGATTGTTTGGATGATCTctcaaaaacaaattttgacTTGTAGGAAATAGCAGAAAGTTATATGGATAGCAAATCACCGAGCAATAAGGCATCTGAGGAGCTGTCACGTGAGTTGCTTATTGCTATATCTGATTCTTTACCAGATAAAATTCTGGATTCAGATTTTGTGCCTGAAAGCAAGGACACAGACGGATTTGCAAGACCAAAAGGTGATTGGCATGACAAATTTAGGTCTGAATTGATTTCAATCTCCTATGTTGAATCTCCTGATGTCGAAATCTGATAAATTACAAGGGAGTCCAGACTGTTGGTAACTTATGCTACCCTTCTGGTTTGTTATGTGGATGAATTTCTGCTGTGCCAATTGTTGTGAATTGGTTATACTAAGTGGGCCATCTTGCAACCCACATGTAGATACTCTCACCAGTCACATGCTTGGTTTGTTATGTGGATGAGCCTATTTGTTTCAAttcttttataacaaaaaatattttgaaaaatatatttagaattttatttaagttttttaaaaaatataaaaaaaaatagtattttcagAAGatgattgtttgtttttttaaaagctttGTTTTACGTGTGAAGAAACCAAATGACGTAAAAGGAAACAAGATCTAGCCATACCAATcagatatcatatatatatatatatatatatatatatatatatatatatgatatctgATTGGTCTTAAACATTTTAACGGTGCAGGATGGAGAGAATTAATCCAGATTGCCCAGTCACTTACCTACCAGTTCCAAGGCCTTCAGACAACTGGTCTGCAAGAATTATAAAAGGCACACAATTAAATCATGGGATTCATTAGAGTCTTGTAATTAATCAAGGGCAAGAAACACGCGGCAATCTTGTATACTATTCTTGATAGTagtatatattttgaataaattttaagtcATTGGGGTTGCGGCCAACAAATTTTGCATTAGCTTggcagtgtttttttttttttttattactattattgaattttgattagTTTAGAGTTGGTCCACTTCGGCTTATGATTCGAAGAACAAGATATCTAAATATGAAACTTATAACacaattaataatttgttttccaTAGTCTgacatgatttttctctatatatGAATCTTAAATGAGAAACTAAGCACACGTAAATTCCAATCAACATCAAATCACGTGCCTATTTCTTGATCTTTATTTTATACCAAGATTTAAAGTCAAACTACTTTTCTCTATCATTGATAGgtctaatttaataattatttatagcaaaagaaaatgaggagctaacgtaaattaatttttttataagttaaaatcaacttacaaCTTTTTTTAGACTTAAAGTTCATGAAGTTAAAATCTCCTTTATTAAATTAGaccttaatctcttttatttgATAAAGGAGCTTGTTTCGTATTTTACTTTGGTATTGTTCTCAGGGTGTAAATCTTGCTAAAGGTCCaagaaaatcataatttattggTTTTCAAGTATTGCAACAATCTGTGTGTCCATTAAAACTACAATGTTGTATCTGTACTCCTCAAAGTGTCAATTAATGAGGGGAGAAATCATGAAATACTCTTAAAGCCTGCTTCAAACAGAATATTATGAGCTCTGTTGTTTCAAATGATGCATTTGGTTAAGCACTTCctctatttcatttttcatattagttttcttttaaaGTAATACCTATTTccttacccaaaaaaaaataatattaatcacAGTAATTATATTGACAAAATAgttatctttaataaaaatatttttattaaagaaattagAATGTAGACACACTGAAGTGTCGGTGACAAGAGACAATAGCAGGGGAAGGAAAAATGGAAAGAAACAGTTCTGTTGCATATTAAAAAACTGTTCAGAAGGTAATAAGATCATAAACATATGAAGAACAGTCAGTCCCACACATAACTGCAGGAGCCAATTCAATTCAAACTTTAATGACTTGCATCTTCTTCCTCACAAAATTTTGTGTACTCCTTTGGACCCATCAAGGAATCTAATTCAGATGGATCGCTTGGCTTTACTTTGATCATCCATCCATCTTCGTATGGGCTTGAGTTGACCTTAAAGTGGgaaaagtagaaaaataaatatgagcTGTATATAAACTGCGGATTAGAAGACAAGGCAAATCAACACTGTAATTCAAttcaatatcaaaataaatagtCATGCATAAGAGTAAATAGTATATGCACCCATAGTGTGAGATTTTTACAatgtcaatcaattaaaaactgATATGTACCATAATTTTTTTGACTCTTATAATTAATACTTTAAATGTTATacctaaaataatttcttatttgttGATAGTGTAAATATTGTTACCCTAACTGTGCATGGTAATAAGTAACCTCACGCAggtcttgaattttttttagctttttgcAACAAAAGTCCTCCTTagaccaaatatatatatatagtacagAGATATAGGGTAAGGGTTAGAATTGATCACCAGGCCAGGCGTTTCTGTGAGCTTTTTGTTAACCTCAACGATCTCCCCCGAGATTGGAGAGTTTATATCACTTGTTGCTTTAACACTTTCAACGGCTCCGAAGCCAGACTTCTTGGAAACTGTGCCACCTGGTTCTGGCAGCTCCACATACACAACCTCTCCAAGATGGTCCTGCAATTCGACACCTTCAGTCTTCACTTTTGTGCTAACATTATTTAAGTATGTAGTTAAACTTTAATTCAGCACACTTGTATAGTTTTATACTGTATACATAGACCCTCCCAAAAACATGTGCAAATGTTTTCCATTAAATTGTAAAGAATAAAGTTCTAACCACTAACATAAGCAAACAGGAATTAGCAACCTTTGCCTACTAACCATGATGTTATTAAAAAGGATGTTACACAATAACATTTGATAGTTGATACTAGCACATAATAAGGACAAACaacccaaaaacaaaaatattgctTTATTACTGGGTTAGCAAGCAGGAGCAAAACAATATATAGTCTTATCTCACTAAGTGAGGTGATGTGAATAAACTCGTAAAGGAACAAATTTTCACTTAAGAAGAGGTGCAAGCACCAACCTGGGCATGGTCAGTGATACCAATGGTGGCGACTGAGCCTTCGTGCTTGACCCATTCATGTGAATCAGCGTACTTAAGTCCATCCAAGACTGCGAAGCAAGCAAAAAGATGTGAGCAAAACAAGTGAATTAGGCCTCTGCTTCCACATGCAAatagataacaaaaataaagtgATATTTTGATATTCATATATTATGAACAAATAGATAGTGTGTGTAAATACCGGAAGATAAGCATctggagaaagaaaaaggaggcAAGAGATGAGGTCTGGAGACAGAAGAGAGTTTGAGTGCATTGGCAGTGGAAGAAGCCCACATCCTGAGTGCCATTAGAGATTGTGTTTGTGTAGCCCTTCTCTTCTCTCTGCTGTTTtggttattattaatatatcacTGAAACAATAAGATGGAGCTCTTCATATATGGTTTTTCAAAGTTTATCTTCGATGAATGGTGGGCAGCGAATGCCTCATCCTCTTTTTGTTCTGccttatgttttttattatccTTCGCCTAaccttacaaaaaaaatcaaggcTAAACTTGTTGCTATTTCAATTAAACAATCCGCTAATGAATCAAAATCAGCACTCccgtttttctttcttttctaaaagctaattaattattctttcgTGATCATCTCCTTTCCAGATTCGccacacaaatattttaatgtttgtcGGTGACTCCATATGTAGCTTTGCATGGGTTAATTACACATTTACACTTACTTTGTAACACGAGACCAAATGGATTTTAACGGGGGTTACCCCAACGAACAAATGAAGTGCGTGCACTTGATTGAAGAACTAGACAAAACCAAAATATTGAAGAcgaaatcaaaattaaagtagGCCTCATACGTTTTTGGGCTTTTTTATATGCTTTAGGCTCCTACTATTTACACCCCTTTCGCTAAGTACACCACTGCATCCC
The nucleotide sequence above comes from Glycine soja cultivar W05 chromosome 11, ASM419377v2, whole genome shotgun sequence. Encoded proteins:
- the LOC114375832 gene encoding glycine cleavage system H protein, mitochondrial translates to MALRMWASSTANALKLSSVSRPHLLPPFSFSRCLSSVLDGLKYADSHEWVKHEGSVATIGITDHAQDHLGEVVYVELPEPGGTVSKKSGFGAVESVKATSDINSPISGEIVEVNKKLTETPGLVNSSPYEDGWMIKVKPSDPSELDSLMGPKEYTKFCEEEDASH